The following proteins are co-located in the Haemorhous mexicanus isolate bHaeMex1 chromosome 30, bHaeMex1.pri, whole genome shotgun sequence genome:
- the ANK1 gene encoding ankyrin-1 isoform X2, whose translation MTCMHCLRADAATSFLRAARSGNLDKALDHLRNGVDINTCNQNGLNALHLASKEGHVKMVVELLHKEIVLETTTKKGNTALHIAALAGQQDVVRELVNYGANVNAQSQKGFTPLYMAAQENHLEVVKFLLENGANQNVATEDGFTPLAVALQQGHENVVAHLINYGTKGKVRLPALHIAARNDDTRTAAVLLQNDPNADVLSKTGFTPLHIAAHYENLSVAQLLLNRGASVNFTPQNGITPLHIASRRGNIIMVRLLLDRGAQIETRTKDELTPLHCAARNGHVRIAEILLDHGAPIQAKTKNGLSPIHMAAQGDHLDCVRLLLQYSADIDDITLDHLTPLHVAAHCGHHRVAKLLLEKGAKPNSRALNGFTPLHIACKKNHIRVMELLLKTGASIDAVTESGLTPLHVAAFMGHLPIVKTLLQRGASPNVSNVKVETPLHMAARAGHTDVAKYLLQNKAKANAKAKDDQTPLHCAARIGHTGMVKLLLENNANPNLATTAGHTPLHITAREGHMDTALALLEKGASQTCMTKKGFTPLHVAAKYGKVDVAELLLAHDAQPNAAGKNGLTPLHVAVHHNNLEIVRLLLPKGSSPHNSAWNGYTPLHIAAKQNQMEVASSLLQYGASANAESMQGVTPLHLASQEGHADMVALLFSKQANGNLGNKSGLTPLHLVAQEGHVLVADVLVKHGVTVDAVTRMGYTPLHVASHYGNIKLVKFLLQHQADVNAKTKLGYTPLHQAAQQGHTDVVTLLLKHGASPNEISTNGTTPLAIAKRLGYISVTDVLKIVTEETDIPSVGDKHRMSFPETVDEILDVSEDEGTAHVTVMEEELIAPKPKTPDLRDQEGKRELLEFMTTTTLEQTVESPAVLQVPCVPPETVVTRAEETEQVGPVETEAEQVSLLHAPSVSPQEPSKEFDEDSLIPSSPATETSDNISPVASPVHTGFLVSFMVDARGGSMRGSRHHGLRVVIPPRACAAPTRITCRLVKPQKLPAPPPLAEEEGLGSRIIALGPAGAQFLSPVIVEIPHFASYGRGDRELVVLRSENGSVWKEHRNRYEESYMDQLLNGMDEELESQEELDKKRVCRIITTDFPLYFVVMSRICQDCDMIGPEGGCLKSTLVPMVQATFPDTAVTKRVRLALQAQPVPDELVTKLLGNQATFSPIVTVEPRRRKFHRPIGLRIPLPPSWKDNPRDSGEGDTTSLRLLCSVIGGTAQAQWEDITGTTKLVYENECANFTTNVSARFWLADCPRTAEAVHFATMLYKELTAVPYMAKFVVFAKMNDAREGRLRCYCMTDDKVDKTLEQHENFTEVARSRDIEVVEGMPLHVELSGNLVPVKKAAQPRTFLFQSFRENRLVIPIKVRDSSREASGSLSFLRKAMKYEDLQHALCHLNISIPPCTKGSGSDERRRTLTPLSLRERYSILSETSFGSLSSTDKADQKMVDIAEQLGLSWAELARELQFGVDDINRIRVENPNSLLEQSIALLNLWASREGKNVKIENLYTALRNIDRSEIVNMLEGSGRQSRSLKGSWRYTDRDYSLSPSQMNGYASLQDELLSPASLHYTLPSPLRADQYWNEVAIMDAIPMAATEQDALMEMSDMQVWSSGLTPSLVTAEDSSLECSKAEDSDATSEGRFPGQLLADAHGPDHMGSMDLVEDDTVDSDAMNGLIDLLEQEEGQRPEGKMPSGDHQPGTGEQDPESEVSFVSVQEKVQARIMTSPTFSHDVEKSADRLRDWNAEGSFISCLQDLTAGSWQEGVTRRLLPTHTTASGAQGQQQEQVLVSATELMRVSSAEDSDWQPQHPTGGWQEEADSRFFGQGNEALHLPGEQVTEEQFTDDQGNIITKKIIRKVVRQLGPGDMGDRQEQEELILEGSLQEPQDLEAEDDHFMKYSILHRDGLGTKEEVRVRVPKPEISGGRMGAQIVKRASLKRGKQ comes from the exons AATGGGCTGAATGCCTTGCACCTGGCCTCCAAGGAGGGCCATGTGAAGATggtggtggagctgctgcacaaGGAGATTGTTTTGGAGACGACAACCAAG AAGggaaacacagccctgcacatTGCTGCCTTGGCTGGACAGCAGGACGTGGTCCGGGAGCTGGTGAACTATGGGGCCAACGTCAATGCACAGTCCCAG AAAGGCTTCACACCTctctacatggcagcacaggaGAACCACCTGGAAGTTGTGAAGTTCTTGCTGGAAAATGGAGCCAACCAGAACGTAGCCACAGAG GATGGCTTCACCCCACTAGCTGTGGCTCTCCAGCAAGGACATGAGAACGTGGTGGCTCACCTTATCAACTACGGGACGAAGGGTAAGGTCCgtctgcctgccctgcacatcGCAGCCCGCAACGACGACACCCGCAcggctgctgtgctgctgcagaacgACCCCAATGCTGACGTCCTCTCCAAG ACTGGATTCACCCCTTTGCACATTGCAGCCCACTATGAGAATCTCAGCGTGGCCCAGTTGCTGCTGAACCGTGGAGCCAGTGTCAACTTCACACCCCAG AATGGGATCACCCCCCTGCACATAGCTTCCCGCCGGGGCAACATCATCATGGTGCGGCTGCTGCTGGACCGCGGCGCCCAGATAGAGACAAGGACCAAG GATGAGCTGACCCCTCTCCACTGTGCCGCACGCAATGGACACGTGAGAATTGCAGAGATCCTCCTGGACCACGGGGCTCCCATTCAAGCCAAAACCAAG AATGGCTTGTCGCCCATCCACATGGCAGCCCAGGGTGACCACCTGGACTGCGTGCGCCTGCTGCTGCAGTACAGCGCCGACATCGACGACATCACCCTGGACCACCTGACGCCCCTGCACGTGGCCGCGCACTGCGGGCACCACCGCGTggccaagctgctgctggagaagggggCCAAGCCCAACTCCCGAGCCCTG aaTGGCTTCACGCCCCTCCATATTGCCTGCAAGAAGAACCACATCCGagtgatggagctgctgctgaagacGGGAGCCTCCATTGATGCTGTCACAGAG TCTGGCCTGACCCCCCTGCATGTGGCTGCCTTCATGGGACACCTGCCCATTGTCAAGACTCTGCTGCAGCGTGGAGCCTCTCCTAATGTGTCCAACGTG AAAGTAGAGACTCCCCTGCACatggcagccagagctgggcacacagATGTGGCAAAGTACCTGCTGCAGAACAAAGCCAAAGCCAATGCCAAGGCCAAG GATGACCAGACTCCTCTGCACTGCGCTGCACGCATCGGCCACACTGGCATGGTCAAACTCCTTCTGGAGAACAATGCCAACCCCAACCTGGCCACCACAGCAGGGCACACGCCCCTGCACATCACTGCCAGAGAGGGGCAcatggacacagccctggccctgctggagaaGGGAGCCTCACAGACCTGCATGACCAAG AAAGGATTCACCCCTCTCCACGTTGCAGCCAAGTATGGAAAGGTGGATGTGGCAGAGTTGCTGCTGGCACATGATGCTCAGCCCAATGCAGCAGGGAAG AATGGCCTGACTCCACTGCACGTGGCTGTGCACCACAACAACCTGGAGATTGtcaggctgctgcttcccaagggGAGCTCCCCACACAACTCAGCCTGG aaTGGGTACACCCCCCTGCACATCGCTGCCAAGCAGAACCAGATGGAAGTGGCCAGCAGCCTGCTGCAGTATGGGGCTTCTGCAAATGCTGAGTCCATGCAGGGAGTCACTCCCCTGCACCTGGCTTCCCAGGAGGGCCATGCAGACATGGTGGCACTGCTTTTCTCCAAACAAGCTAACGGCAACCTAGGCAACAAG AGTGGCCTGACTCCTCTTCATCTTGTGGCCCAAGAGGGGCATGTGCTGGTTGCTGATGTTCTAGTGAAACATGGAGTCACAGTGGATGCAGTGACCAGG ATGGGCTATACCCCACTGCATGTGGCCAGCCACTATGGGAACATCAAGCTGGTGAAGTTTCTGCTGCAGCACCAAGCAGATGTCAATGCCAAGACTAAG CTGGGCTACACCCCCCTGCaccaagcagcacagcagggccacaCGGACGTGGTGACGCTGCTGCTGAAGCACGGCGCGTCCCCCAACGAGATCAGCACA AATGGCACCACTCCCCTGGCCATCGCAAAGCGCCTTGGCTACATTTCTGTCACAGACGTGCTCAAGATTGTCACGGAGGAAACCGACATCCCG tcCGTTGGCGACAAGCACCGCATGAGCTTCCCAGAGACTGTAGACGAGATTCTGGACGTGTCAGAGGATGAAG GCACTGCTCATGTCACAGTAATGG AGGAAGAGCTGATTGCACCAAAGCCCAAGACACCTGATCTCAGAGACCAGGAAGGCAAAAGAGAGCTGCTGGAGTTCATGACCACAACGACACTGGAGCAAAC GGTGGAGTCTCCAGCTGTCCTGCAGGTCCCCTGCGTCCCACCTGAAACTGTGGTGACCAGAGCTGAGGAGACTGAGCAGGTAGGACCTGTGGAGACAGAAGCTGAGCAAGTCAGCCTGCTGCATGCACCCTCGGTGTCCCCACAGGAG CCCTCCAAAGAGTTCGACGAGGACTCTCTGATCCCCAGCAGCCCCGCCACGGAGACCTCGGATAACATCAGCCCAGTGGCCAGCCCCGTGCACACAGG gtTCCTGGTGAGCTTCATGGTGGATGCTCGTGGTGGCTCCATGCGGGGCAGCCGGCACCACGGCCTGCGCGTGGTCATCCCGCCCCGCGCCTGTGCCGCGCCCACCCGCATCACCTGCCGCCTGGTGAAGCCCCAAAAGCTTCCTGCACCCCCACCCCTGGCTGAGGAGGAGGGTCTGGGCAGTCGGATCATTGCTCTGGGGCCTGCCGGTGCCCAGTTCCTCag CCCTGTCATTGTGGAGATTCCACACTTTGCCTCCTATGGACGTGGAGACCGTGAGCTGGTGGTGCTGCGCAGCGAGAACGGCTCCGTGTGGAAGGAGCACCGCAACCGCTACGAGGAGAGCTACATGGACCAGCTGCTCAACGGCATGGACGAGG agctggagagccaggaggagctggacaaGAAGAGGGTCTGCCGCATCATCACCACCGACTTCCCTCTCTACTTTGTGGTCATGTCCCGGATTTGCCAGGACTGCGATATGATTGGCCCTGAGGGAGGGTGCTTGAAAAGCACACTGGTGCCCATGGTACAGGCCACCTTCCCAGACACTGCTGTCACCAAAAGAGTGAGGCTGGCCCTGCAG gcacagcctgtgcctgatGAGCTGGTGACCAAATTGCTGGGGAACCAAGCGACCTTCAGCCCCATTGTCACAGTGGAGCCGCGGCGCAGGAAGTTCCACCGCCCCATTGGCCTCCGGATCCCACTGCCACCATCCTGGAAGGACAATCCCCGAGACAGTGGGGAGGGTGACACCACCAGCCTACGTCTGCTCTGCAGTGTGATCG gagggacagcCCAAGCCCAGTGGGAAGACATAACAGGCACCACAAAGCTAGTCTATGAAAATGAGTGTGCTAATTTCACCACCAATGTGTCTGCCAG GTTCTGGCTGGCCGACTGCCCACGCACAGCTGAGGCCGTGCACTTTGCCACCATGCTGTACAAGGAGCTGACAGCCGTGCCCTACATGGCCAAATTCGTGGTGTTTGCCAAGATGAACGACGCGCGGGAAGGCCGGCTGCGCTGCTACTGCATGACTGATGACAAGGTTGACAAGACTTTAGAGCAGCACGAGAACTTCACTGAGGTGGCCCGCAGCAGGGACATTGAG GTGGTGGAGGGAATGCCTTTGCACGTGGAACTCTCAGGGAACCTGGTGCCTGTCAAGAAGGCTGCTCAGCCCCGCACCTTCCTCTTCCAGTCCTTCCGCGAGAACCGTCTCGTCATTCCCATCAAG GTccgggacagcagcagggaagccAGCGGCTCCCTGTCCTTCTTGCGCAAGGCCATGAAGTACGAGGACCTCCAGCACGCGCTCTGCCACCTGAACATCAGCATCCCACCCTgcaccaag GGAAGTGGCAGTGATGAGCGAAGGAGGACACTGACACCACTGTCTCTGCGGGAGCGGTACAGCATCCTAAGTGAGACCAGTTTTG gctctctgagcagcacagacaaGGCAGACCAGAAGATGGTTGACATAGCAGAACAGCTGGGCCTTAGCTGGGCAG agctggcacGTGAGCTGCAGTTTGGGGTGGATGACATCAACAGGATACGTGTGGAGAACCCCAACTCCCTTCTGGAGCAGAGCATAGCCTTACTCAACCTCTGGGCCAGCCGCGAGGGCAAGAATGTCAAGA TTGAGAACCTGTACACGGCGCTGAGGAACATCGACCGCAGCGAGATCGTCAACATGCTGGAGGGCTCGGGCCGGCAGAGCCGCAGCCTGAAGGGAAGCTGGCGCTACACAGACAGAGACTACTCCCTCTCACCGTCCCAGATGAATG GTTACGCTTCACTGCAGGACgagctgctgtcccctgcctcCCTGCATTACACACTGCCATCCCCGCTGCGTGCCGACCAGTACTGGAATGAGGTGGCCATCATGGATGCTATCCCCATGGCTGCCACTGAGCAGGATGCCCTGATGGAGATGTCCGACATGCAGGTGTGGTCCTCGGGGCTCACCCCCTCGCTGGTGACTGCTGAGGACTCCTCTCTGGAGTGCAGCAAGGCTGAGGACTCGGATGCCACAAGCGAAGGCCGGTTCCCAGGGCAACTTCTAGCAGATGCTCATGGCCCAGACCACATGGGCTCTATGGACCTGGTTGAGGATGACACAGTGGACTCAGATGCCATGAATGGCCTGATTGACCTTCtagagcaggaggaggggcagagGCCAGAGGGGAAGATGCCATCTGGTGATCATCAACCAGGGACTGGGGAGCAGGACCCGGAGAGTGAAGTCTCTTTTGTTTCAGTTCAGGAGAAGGTGCAAGCCAGGATCATGACATCACCTACCTTTAGCCATGATGTGGAGAAGAGTGCAGACAG GCTGAGGGACTGGAATGCAGAAGGCTCCTTTATCTCCTGCCTACAGGACCTGACAGcgggctcctggcaggagggagTCACCCGAAGGCTGCTCCCAACGCACACCACAGCCTCTGGGGCACAGGGCCAGCAGCAAGAGCAGGTCCTGGTGTCAGCCACGGAGCTGATGAGggtcagctctgcagaggacaGCGActggcagcctcagcacccCACAGGCGGCTGGCAGGAGGAGGCCGACAGCCGCTTCTTTGGGCAG ggGAACGAAGCCCTTCATCTCCCTGGAGAGCAGGTGACTGAGGAGCAGTTCACAGACGATCAAGGCAATATCATCACCAAGAAG ATTATCCGGAAGGTGGTGCGTCAGCTGGGCCCTGGTGACATGGGTGAcaggcaggaacaggaggaGCTGATTCTGGAGGGCTCCCTACAGGAGCCCCAGGACCTGGAGGCTGAGGATGATCACTTCATGAAATACTCCATCTTGCACCGGGATGGTCTGGGCACCAAG GAGGAGGTGCGAGTGCGTGTCCCGAAACCAGAGATCTCTGGGGGCAGGATGGGGGCTCAGATAGTGAAACGAGCCAGCCTGAAAAGGGGGAAGCAGTGA
- the ANK1 gene encoding ankyrin-1 isoform X6, producing the protein MWAFLAQLLIALVLLAFLLVSCQNVMHIVRGSVRFLLKHAHRELDKELGESQGLADDEEALSARVVRRRVLLKGNEALHLPGEQVTEEQFTDDQGNIITKKIIRKVVRQLGPGDMGDRQEQEELILEGSLQEPQDLEAEDDHFMKYSILHRDGLGTKEEVRVRVPKPEISGGRMGAQIVKRASLKRGKQ; encoded by the exons ATGTGGGCTTTCCTGGCCCAGCTGCTGATCGCTCTGGTGCTCCTGGCCTTCTTGCTGGTCAGCTGCCAGAACGTCATGCACATCGTCAGGGGCTCTGTGCGCTTCCTGCTCAAACACGCCCATCGGGAGCTGGACAAGGAGCTCGGGGAGAGCCAGGGGCTGGCGGACGATGAGGAGGCTCTCTCCGCCAGAGTCGTCCGCCGGCGCGTCCTGCTGAAG ggGAACGAAGCCCTTCATCTCCCTGGAGAGCAGGTGACTGAGGAGCAGTTCACAGACGATCAAGGCAATATCATCACCAAGAAG ATTATCCGGAAGGTGGTGCGTCAGCTGGGCCCTGGTGACATGGGTGAcaggcaggaacaggaggaGCTGATTCTGGAGGGCTCCCTACAGGAGCCCCAGGACCTGGAGGCTGAGGATGATCACTTCATGAAATACTCCATCTTGCACCGGGATGGTCTGGGCACCAAG GAGGAGGTGCGAGTGCGTGTCCCGAAACCAGAGATCTCTGGGGGCAGGATGGGGGCTCAGATAGTGAAACGAGCCAGCCTGAAAAGGGGGAAGCAGTGA